The Euphorbia lathyris chromosome 2, ddEupLath1.1, whole genome shotgun sequence genome includes a window with the following:
- the LOC136220540 gene encoding uncharacterized protein: MLGAATRARVRELGFEPFISTLPRTNGVCDRFGLRALCERWVDSTHTFHLSFGEMTISPRDFSLLTGLWGSSTPVPFRFDMMRPRVDRARLAALIGPGVYPGARSSPAKFVSTASLLSRRDFCETDDADLAVRSFLVYTLSETIFRTKSGKVHAGLIQALSDLDAAASYDWAGAGLAFLYKFLDLTCRKRKDFGGYTFALLVWAYERRILPSQSRPRPRVPRLPLMTRWREFDLGAEKRRMVARLLDWIDSRTLGQIKFRWDDLDFGPDYMYVTLIQEQQCVLIGPCVRAWYLGDRGITGIRDAHWSPGEIPISMFAVRTMPLSVIRQDLTRLFVGREVWVHGGGRDLYLSTLLSARDAPAATMEVDPVADVFSREAVAAVFGQEEVPEGSWRSAHLSDFFNGTRAQTSAGEPPYYIGESSNAARPERSSFGVPVSDYGRDFTTFCYDESGAAYAGVEMAPPIFTSRVPFDPSDASQTTRETCTDYVGLSGYLRDRLSLRCADHLSDLHAHERRRSESVREADARVGQVYQERNDHWSEVMRRETAGRLVVEERAHDETIGRLAAEERVHVETIGHLAAEERARVAEERLRVTEETLSAERASHLRGFEAYWDFPPY; this comes from the exons ATGCTAGGCGCCGCgacgagagcccgtgtgcgtgagttgggcttcgagccctttatttcaacgttgccccgcaccaacggggtgtgcgatcGTTTTGGCCTGCgtgccttatgcgagcggtgggttgactcgacccacaccttccacctttcttttggggagatgactatctcgcccagagatttctctTTGCTGACAGGGCTGTGGGGGAGTAGCACTCCAGTTCCCTTTCGTTTTgatatgatgcgaccgcgggtcgaccgCGCTAGGCTAGCTGCTTTGATTGGGCCGGGAGTTTACCCAGGCGCCAGATCTTCTCCAGCGAAGTTTGTTTCTActgcgagccttttgagtcgccGGGATTTTTGCGAGACGGACGATGCTGACTTGGCAGTTCGTAGTTTCCTAGTGTATaccctgagtgagacgattttccgcaccaagagcggaaaggtacacgctggtcttattcaggctctcagtgatttggatgcggcagcgtcttatgattgggcgggaGCGGGCCTAGCCTTCTTATAtaagtttttggatttgacttgccggaagcgcaaggacttcggtggttacacatTTGCCCTACTG gtttgggcgtacgagaggcggattcttcctagcCAGTCTCGGCCTCGACCACGAGTACCGAGGCTCCCTCTCATGACTCGGTGGAGAGAGTTTGACCTAGGCGCAGAGAAGAGACGGATGGTGGCGCGGCTCCTAGACTGGATTGACTCGCGGACCCTAGGACAG ATCaaattcaggtgggacgaccttgacttcggtcccgactACATGTACGTGActttgatccaggagcagcagtgcgtgctcatcggcccctgcgtgcgggcttggtatttgggcgaccggggcatcaccgggaTTAGGGACGCACACTGGTCACCAGGCGAGATTCCCATttccatgttcgcggtgcggaccatgcccttgtCGGTCATCCGTCAGGACTTGACCCGCCTGTTCGTCGGTAGAGAGGTGTGGGTTCATGGCGGGGGCCGTGATCTTTACCTATCGACTctgttgagcgcgagggatgccccagcggcgacgatggaggtggatcccgTGGCAGACGTATTTTCgcgggaggctgtcgcggcagtcttcggtcaggaggaggtcccg gaggggtcctggaggagcGCACATCTGTCGGACTTCTTTAacggcactcgagctcagacatcTGCGGGCGAGCCACCCTACTATATCGGTGAGTCCTCCAATgccgcccgaccggagaggtcctcCTTCGGTGTGCCCGTTTcggactacgggagagatttcACCACCTTTTGTTATGATGAGTCCGGGGCAGCCTATGCGggtgtcgagatggctcctccCATCTTCACATCGAGGGTGCCATTTGACCCTTCCGACGCTTCGCAGactacgagagagacttgtacagattatgtgggactgtccggttacctccgagaccgcctcagcttgcgctgtgccgatcacctg agcgatcttcacgcccatgagcggagacggagtgagtcggtgcgggaggctgatgccagggttggccaggtgtaccaagagcggaacgaccactggtcggaggtgatgcggagggagacTGCTGGACGTCTTGTCGTTGAGGAGAGGGCGCATGATGAGACGATtggacgcctcgctgccgaggagagggtGCATGTTGAGACCATAGGACacctcgctgccgaggagagagcacgagttgctgagGAGAGGCTCCGAGTTACCGAGGAgaccttatctgcggagcgggcatcgcaTTTGAGGGGGTTTGAGGCCTACtgggacttccctccatattag